A genome region from Macaca nemestrina isolate mMacNem1 chromosome 15, mMacNem.hap1, whole genome shotgun sequence includes the following:
- the LOC105470512 gene encoding glucose-induced degradation protein 8 homolog codes for MSYAEKPDEITKDEWMEKLNNLHVQRADMNRLIMNYLVTEGFKEAAEKFRMESGIEPSVDLETLDERIKIREMILKGQIQEAIALINSLHPELLDTNRYLYFHLQQQHLIELIRQRETEAALEFAQTQLAEQGEESRECLTEMERTLALLAFDSPEESPFGDLLHTMQRQKVWSEVNQAVLDYENRESTPKLAKLLKLLLWAQNELDQKKVKYPKMTDLSKGVIEEPK; via the exons atgAGTTATGCAGAAAAACCCGATGAAATCACGAAAGATGAGTGGATGGAAAAGCTCAATAACTTGCACGTCCAGAGAGCAGACATGAACCGCCTCATCATGAACTACCTGGTCACAG agGGCTTTAAGGAAGCAGCGGAGAAGTTTCGAATGGAATCTGGGATCGAACCTAGTGTGGATCTGGAAACACTTGATGAACGAATCAAGATCCGGGAGATGATACTGAAAGGTCAGATTCAGGAGGCCATCGCCTTGATCAACAGCCTCCACCCAGAGCTCTTGGACACAAACCGGTATCTTTACTTCCATTTGCAG CAACAGCATTTGATCGAGCTGATCCGCCAGCGGGAGACAGAGGCGGCGCTGGAGTTTGCGCAGACTCAGCTGGCGGAGCAGGGCGAGGAGAGCCGAGAGTGCCTCACAGAGATGGAGCGTACGCTGGCACTGCTGGCCTTTGACAGTCCCGAGGAGTCGCCCTTCGGAGACCTCCTCCACACCATGCAGAGGCAGAAG GTGTGGAGTGAAGTTAACCAAGCTGTCCTAGATTATGAAAATCGTGAGTCAACACCCAAACTGGCAAAATTACTGAAACTACTACTTTGGGCTCAGAACGAGCTGGAccagaagaaagtaaaatatcCCAAAATGACAGACCTCAGCAAGGGCGTGATCGAGGAACCCAAGTAA